Proteins encoded in a region of the Saccharothrix ecbatanensis genome:
- a CDS encoding YciI family protein gives MAKFLLLMNYGPAANCDVPMDQWPHEDIAAHIQFQNDLGSELTGNGELVDAQGLASPELAKTVTFTGSGAPVVTDGPFPESKELLAGYWMVDTTLERALEIAAKASAAPGPNGVPMGIPIEVRELMSAPASPDL, from the coding sequence ATGGCGAAGTTCCTGCTCCTGATGAACTACGGCCCGGCCGCCAACTGCGACGTCCCGATGGACCAGTGGCCGCACGAGGACATCGCCGCGCACATCCAGTTCCAGAACGACCTGGGCAGCGAGCTGACCGGGAACGGCGAGCTGGTCGACGCGCAGGGCCTGGCGAGCCCCGAGCTGGCCAAGACGGTGACGTTCACCGGCTCCGGCGCGCCGGTCGTCACCGACGGCCCGTTCCCGGAGTCCAAGGAGCTGCTGGCCGGCTACTGGATGGTCGACACCACGCTGGAGCGCGCGCTGGAGATCGCGGCGAAGGCGTCGGCCGCGCCCGGTCCCAACGGCGTTCCGATGGGCATCCCGATCGAGGTGCGGGAGCTGATGTCGGCGCCCGCTTCGCCCGACCTGTGA